A region from the Sulfurospirillum oryzae genome encodes:
- a CDS encoding methyl-accepting chemotaxis protein yields MFKNMKIGAKLGFGFGIVLVFLAGIAILGLTRLGNMNDSIGEITDEMFPKVVLANDIQDLVNNDRILLGNLVINTDDAKNRQIKDEIEAGRKKISELYAKLEKMMKSEKGKALFKATTDARAPYAAVTNKVIELGAANKSEEAWAVMSGEMLPLRKAYFDALNAIIDHQTESLNQAGKQADTDYASTKMIVIAVSVFAFIFGVLLALFVTRSITTPLSEVLNAAESISKGDMSVRVVADSTEETGQVKAAMAQMIETIKLLVADTNMLAVAAGEGKLSTRADASRHQGDFRKIVDGINNMLEAIYDAVVNNGVNTLAKLSNEGDFSVRITKEYKNDYDVFKRAVNGVAEAIDKAIKEESAVFMALANGDFSKRITSDIWIGNLALVKSSANDMGDKLQATVSDVQTVMGKLSNGDFKARITADLPGDFAAFKVSINGVAEAIDKAIMEESAVYAAMANGDLTKRITSDIWIGDLALVKSSTNEMGEKLQDIIIEVQNAALQITSASEQVSGTAQSLSNGATEQASNLEETAAAIEEMTGSINLNAENAKRTDEMASNAAKMAEEGGKAVNQTVDAMKEIAGKISIIEDIAYQTNLLALNAAIEAARAGEHGKGFAVVAVEVRKLAERSQVAAQEISKITGDSVKVSESAGELIKEIIPNIKKTAELVQEIAAASSEQNAGIEQINGSMNQLDSVTQQNAAGSEELASASEEMTAQAEGLRSMMSFFIVENNQKVLAPNTKPMGEVKKSSETKALHVNKKDFKNFA; encoded by the coding sequence ATGTTTAAAAATATGAAAATAGGTGCCAAACTCGGTTTTGGTTTTGGAATTGTTCTTGTGTTCCTTGCAGGCATTGCCATTTTGGGACTTACAAGGTTAGGTAATATGAATGATTCGATAGGCGAGATCACGGATGAGATGTTCCCGAAAGTCGTTCTTGCCAATGATATTCAAGATCTTGTCAATAATGATCGTATTTTGCTTGGAAATCTTGTTATTAACACCGATGATGCGAAAAACAGACAGATCAAAGATGAAATAGAAGCAGGCAGAAAAAAAATTAGCGAGTTATACGCAAAATTAGAGAAGATGATGAAGAGCGAAAAAGGTAAAGCACTCTTTAAAGCTACAACGGATGCAAGAGCACCGTATGCGGCTGTAACCAATAAAGTTATTGAGCTTGGAGCTGCCAATAAAAGTGAAGAGGCTTGGGCAGTGATGAGTGGAGAGATGTTACCTTTGCGTAAAGCGTATTTTGATGCACTTAATGCCATTATAGATCACCAAACAGAATCGCTTAATCAAGCAGGTAAACAAGCTGATACAGACTATGCTTCCACAAAAATGATCGTTATCGCTGTTTCTGTTTTTGCATTTATCTTTGGCGTCCTACTCGCCCTGTTTGTGACACGAAGCATCACCACGCCACTTAGTGAAGTGTTAAACGCAGCAGAGTCGATCTCCAAAGGAGATATGAGTGTCAGAGTTGTCGCCGATAGCACTGAAGAGACAGGACAAGTCAAAGCTGCGATGGCACAAATGATCGAGACTATTAAACTCCTCGTTGCCGATACCAATATGTTAGCCGTTGCCGCAGGTGAAGGCAAACTTTCAACCAGAGCTGACGCTTCAAGACACCAAGGTGACTTTAGAAAAATCGTTGATGGTATCAATAATATGCTCGAAGCCATTTATGATGCTGTGGTAAATAATGGCGTTAATACCTTAGCCAAACTATCCAATGAGGGTGACTTCTCCGTTCGTATCACCAAAGAGTATAAAAATGACTACGATGTGTTTAAACGTGCTGTAAATGGCGTAGCAGAAGCAATTGATAAAGCTATTAAAGAAGAGAGTGCCGTGTTTATGGCATTGGCTAATGGAGATTTTTCAAAACGTATTACCTCAGACATCTGGATAGGAAACTTAGCACTTGTTAAGAGTTCAGCAAACGATATGGGCGATAAACTTCAAGCGACAGTATCTGACGTGCAAACCGTTATGGGTAAATTGTCTAATGGAGATTTTAAAGCAAGAATTACCGCTGATTTACCAGGTGACTTTGCCGCATTTAAAGTGTCTATCAATGGCGTAGCAGAAGCGATTGATAAAGCGATTATGGAAGAGAGCGCTGTTTATGCCGCGATGGCAAACGGTGACTTGACCAAACGTATCACCTCAGACATCTGGATCGGTGATTTAGCACTGGTTAAAAGCTCAACCAATGAAATGGGTGAAAAACTTCAAGATATTATTATCGAAGTCCAAAACGCAGCCCTTCAAATCACAAGTGCCAGTGAACAAGTCAGTGGAACAGCTCAGTCGTTGAGTAATGGTGCCACTGAACAAGCGAGTAACCTCGAAGAGACAGCTGCTGCTATCGAAGAGATGACAGGAAGTATTAACCTTAATGCTGAAAATGCAAAACGAACCGATGAGATGGCAAGTAATGCTGCCAAGATGGCAGAAGAGGGTGGTAAAGCGGTTAACCAAACCGTAGACGCTATGAAAGAAATCGCAGGGAAAATTAGCATTATTGAAGATATTGCTTACCAAACCAACCTTCTAGCCCTAAATGCTGCTATTGAAGCCGCACGTGCAGGTGAACATGGAAAAGGTTTCGCCGTTGTAGCCGTAGAAGTTAGAAAACTAGCAGAGCGAAGCCAAGTCGCAGCCCAAGAGATTAGTAAAATCACAGGTGATAGTGTTAAAGTCAGTGAAAGTGCTGGAGAGCTCATTAAAGAGATCATCCCAAATATTAAAAAAACCGCTGAACTCGTTCAAGAAATAGCAGCAGCAAGCTCAGAGCAAAATGCAGGGATAGAGCAGATCAATGGCTCCATGAACCAATTAGACTCCGTAACCCAACAAAATGCCGCAGGCAGTGAAGAGCTAGCAAGTGCCTCTGAAGAGATGACCGCACAAGCTGAAGGACTAAGAAGTATGATGTCTTTCTTTATCGTAGAAAACAATCAAAAAGTCTTAGCACCTAATACAAAACCAATGGGTGAAGTGAAGAAAAGTAGTGAGACAAAAGCGTTACATGTAAACAAAAAAGATTTCAAAAATTTCGCGTAA
- a CDS encoding chemotaxis protein CheA: MNSTLQFSDIAKEFHIESIELLEAMENSLVYIRENGMDDEAINAVFRAAHTIKGAAGMYKIDFVVEFTHIAENVLDQVRNGTIAMSDELSELLLECKDHIQHLVEFAVLTCNEEAPTQELCDMTKKLGASLNEIMPISLHHAVDVSTSAPITPLVEKEWTMQLKLGHSIMEQGFEPASFLAYLRKNSATFDAKVHVTSIPVIEALNPTQCYLSFEIEFTTSMSKEEILDVFDFIKDDCEIVLNEQVTAVSTQSVTARQSPKEEVKKTTTQAQPTAYSIRVDAEKIDQLINLIGEMVIANANVVQQSIDMKNSELIESVSIVSRMLEDIREGAMQIRMVQIGETFNKFKRIVMDLSKKLGKEIDLVIKGGETELDKTVVEKITDPLVHIVRNAIDHGIELPSDRGDKSHKGTLTLNAYHDAGTVVIEISDDGKGLDEEMLYKKGVEKGLIEEGVVLSQQEIYKLILAPGFSTAPAVTDLSGRGVGMDVVKRNIEALRGDIEIKSKKGEGTTLIIRLPLTLAIIDGFLVKVGETFYVVPLDMVVECIEINDKEKAEMHGNNYINLRGSILPLLNIGAFFDEQKNEDARANIVVVHYAGRRYGFIVDELFGEFQTVIKPLGKIFHALKGISGATILGSGTVALILDVPMLINFILTLKGGIDESKSA; the protein is encoded by the coding sequence ATGAATTCGACATTGCAATTTAGTGATATTGCTAAAGAGTTTCATATTGAAAGTATTGAACTGCTTGAGGCTATGGAAAACTCTTTGGTGTATATCCGTGAAAATGGGATGGATGATGAAGCGATCAATGCAGTCTTTCGTGCAGCGCACACCATTAAGGGTGCGGCAGGTATGTACAAGATTGATTTTGTTGTAGAGTTTACCCATATCGCTGAAAATGTGCTCGATCAAGTCCGCAATGGAACGATTGCTATGAGTGATGAATTAAGCGAGCTACTTTTAGAATGTAAAGACCATATACAGCATCTTGTCGAGTTTGCAGTGCTTACATGTAACGAAGAAGCTCCAACACAAGAGCTGTGCGACATGACTAAAAAATTGGGAGCCTCTTTAAATGAGATCATGCCTATTTCTTTGCACCATGCCGTAGACGTAAGCACCTCTGCACCTATTACCCCTTTGGTTGAAAAAGAATGGACCATGCAGTTGAAACTAGGGCATAGCATTATGGAGCAAGGGTTTGAACCAGCCAGCTTTTTGGCGTATCTTCGTAAAAACTCAGCTACTTTTGATGCAAAGGTTCATGTCACTTCCATTCCTGTGATTGAAGCATTAAATCCGACACAATGCTATCTCTCTTTTGAGATTGAATTTACAACGTCAATGAGTAAAGAAGAGATTTTAGATGTGTTTGATTTTATTAAAGATGATTGCGAAATTGTCTTAAATGAGCAGGTTACCGCTGTTTCAACACAGAGTGTTACCGCTAGACAATCTCCAAAAGAAGAGGTCAAAAAAACGACAACGCAAGCACAACCAACGGCTTATAGTATTCGTGTGGATGCAGAAAAAATTGACCAACTCATCAATCTGATCGGTGAAATGGTCATCGCAAATGCCAATGTGGTGCAACAATCCATCGACATGAAAAACTCTGAACTGATTGAGTCTGTCTCTATCGTTTCACGAATGCTTGAGGACATCAGAGAGGGTGCGATGCAAATTCGTATGGTGCAAATTGGGGAAACCTTTAACAAGTTTAAACGCATCGTAATGGATCTCTCTAAAAAGCTAGGCAAAGAGATTGACCTTGTCATTAAAGGTGGGGAGACAGAACTGGACAAAACAGTGGTCGAAAAAATTACCGATCCTCTCGTTCACATCGTCCGCAATGCCATTGACCATGGTATCGAACTTCCAAGTGATAGAGGCGATAAATCTCATAAAGGAACTTTAACGCTTAACGCTTACCATGATGCTGGAACCGTTGTCATCGAAATCAGCGATGATGGTAAAGGGCTTGATGAAGAGATGTTGTACAAAAAAGGGGTGGAAAAAGGGCTGATTGAAGAAGGCGTGGTGCTCTCTCAACAAGAGATTTATAAACTTATCTTAGCCCCTGGTTTCTCTACCGCACCTGCTGTTACTGACCTCTCCGGACGAGGAGTAGGCATGGATGTGGTGAAGCGAAACATCGAAGCACTTCGTGGTGACATCGAAATTAAAAGTAAAAAAGGAGAGGGAACAACACTGATCATCAGGCTTCCTTTAACCTTAGCGATCATCGATGGCTTTTTGGTCAAAGTGGGTGAGACATTTTATGTTGTACCTTTGGATATGGTGGTTGAGTGCATCGAAATCAATGATAAAGAAAAAGCAGAGATGCACGGCAACAACTACATTAACCTTCGAGGAAGCATTTTGCCACTTCTCAACATCGGCGCTTTTTTCGATGAGCAAAAAAATGAAGATGCGAGGGCGAACATCGTTGTGGTGCATTATGCGGGGCGTCGTTATGGCTTTATTGTCGATGAGCTGTTTGGAGAGTTTCAAACCGTCATCAAGCCTTTAGGCAAAATCTTTCATGCACTCAAAGGTATTAGTGGAGCAACTATCTTAGGTAGCGGTACGGTGGCACTCATTTTAGATGTGCCAATGTTGATTAATTTTATTCTCACCCTTAAAGGTGGAATAGATGAATCAAAAAGCGCATAA
- a CDS encoding STAS domain-containing protein yields the protein MITLKESSLHVNPSGELTIYQVEEFSEKVKKLISSAERLYVDLSQLDKIDSAGFQLLVSLQKSCESSQKSFEINGITNSVHNFMLLFGFDWNTQGKGAE from the coding sequence ATGATAACACTCAAAGAAAGTTCTTTACATGTAAATCCATCCGGAGAGCTGACTATCTATCAAGTTGAAGAGTTTAGTGAAAAAGTGAAAAAATTAATCTCATCCGCTGAAAGGTTGTATGTCGATCTTTCGCAACTCGACAAAATTGATTCGGCTGGATTTCAACTATTGGTCTCTCTTCAGAAAAGCTGTGAATCATCACAGAAATCTTTTGAAATCAATGGCATTACCAATTCTGTACACAACTTCATGCTTCTGTTTGGATTTGATTGGAATACACAAGGAAAAGGAGCCGAATGA
- a CDS encoding response regulator has product MSKRLMIVDDSTVMRMTVSSVLKESGYEVIEAENGQVALEKAMQAPIDLIICDVNMPVMDGLTFARKIKENAQYRFVPIIMLTTVTGQAEIEAGKAAGVKAWMVKPFDKAKLLGAVSKLLG; this is encoded by the coding sequence ATGTCGAAACGTTTGATGATAGTTGATGATTCTACTGTTATGCGAATGACAGTCAGTTCCGTGTTGAAAGAGAGTGGTTATGAGGTCATTGAAGCTGAAAATGGTCAAGTGGCTTTAGAAAAAGCGATGCAAGCTCCTATTGATCTTATTATTTGTGATGTCAATATGCCTGTTATGGATGGGCTAACCTTCGCGCGCAAGATCAAAGAGAACGCGCAGTACCGTTTTGTTCCGATCATTATGCTTACAACGGTTACGGGGCAAGCTGAGATCGAAGCAGGAAAAGCCGCAGGCGTTAAAGCATGGATGGTCAAACCGTTTGATAAAGCAAAACTCTTGGGTGCTGTCTCAAAGCTTTTAGGTTAG
- a CDS encoding response regulator transcription factor, with product MVKNLLVLKNKTVLFAEDDAIMREQTTEILSMIFKKVYVAKDGEEAYDLYEDEKPDLIITDIKMPKKDGLKLIKQIRQKDYTTPIVLLTSFADSDMLINAANLSIDGYLIKPIEFDQLILSVCSAIQRTQQDLGLIKLKSDLFYNASTQEIYYKGDVITFGAKEQELLLLLLRNRHKTITKEEIAAALWPLDPICDSAIKNLILRIRKKLGEDLIVSVRGIGYRLNTRMMY from the coding sequence ATGGTCAAAAACCTGTTAGTACTAAAAAACAAAACGGTTCTCTTTGCAGAAGATGATGCGATTATGAGAGAGCAAACAACTGAGATATTAAGTATGATTTTTAAAAAAGTCTATGTGGCAAAAGATGGTGAAGAGGCTTACGACTTGTACGAAGATGAAAAACCAGACCTTATCATCACCGATATTAAGATGCCTAAGAAAGATGGGTTAAAGCTGATTAAACAGATACGTCAGAAAGACTATACAACCCCTATTGTTTTACTGACAAGTTTTGCAGATTCCGATATGCTGATCAATGCGGCTAACCTCTCTATTGATGGGTATCTCATCAAGCCTATTGAATTTGACCAACTCATTCTTAGTGTTTGCAGTGCAATACAGCGCACCCAACAAGACCTTGGACTCATTAAACTCAAATCCGATCTTTTTTACAATGCAAGCACACAGGAAATATATTACAAAGGGGATGTCATCACGTTCGGTGCTAAAGAGCAAGAGTTACTTTTATTGCTTCTTCGCAATCGCCATAAAACCATTACAAAAGAAGAGATAGCAGCTGCATTATGGCCGCTTGATCCTATCTGTGATTCCGCTATCAAAAATCTTATTTTACGTATTCGTAAAAAATTAGGCGAAGACCTTATTGTTTCAGTCCGCGGAATTGGTTATCGACTCAACACCCGCATGATGTATTAA